In Silene latifolia isolate original U9 population chromosome 3, ASM4854445v1, whole genome shotgun sequence, a single window of DNA contains:
- the LOC141647670 gene encoding aquaporin PIP2-2-like has protein sequence MAKDVEAAVAKDYEDPPPAALFDMSELGKWSFYRALIAEFVATLLFLYITVLTVIGYKSQSAALPVDECAGVGILGIAWAFGGMIFILVYCTAGISGGHINPAVTFGLLLARKLSLMRAILYMVAQCLGAICGVGLVKAFQSAYYDRFGGGANELSVGYSKGTGLGAEIIGTFVLVYTVFSATDPKRSARDSHVPVLAPLPIGFAVFMVHLATIPVTGTGINPARSFGAAVIYNHKKAWDDQWIFWVGPYIGAAIAAIYHQYILRAGFAKALGSFRSSSNVV, from the exons ATGGCAAAAGATGTGGAAGCAGCAGTAGCAAAAGACTATGAAGACCCTCCACCAGCAGCGTTGTTTGACATGTCTGAGCTGGGAAAATGGTCATTTTACAGGGCACTTATAGCTGAATTTGTAGCAACACTCTTGTTCTTGTATATAACTGTATTGACTGTGATTGGTTACAAGAGCCAGAGTGCTGCACTGCCTGTAGATGAATGTGCTGGTGTTGGTATTCTTGGTATTGCTTGGGCTTTCGGTGGCATGATCTTTATCCTTGTTTACTGCACTGCTGGTATCTCTG GTGGACACATAAACCCAGCAGTGACATTTGGGCTACTATTAGCCAGAAAACTATCATTAATGAGGGCCATATTGTACATGGTTGCCCAATGTTTAGGAGCCATATGCGGAGTTGGGTTGGTTAAGGCATTTCAAAGCGCATACTATGACAGGTTCGGTGGTGGGGCGAATGAGTTATCTGTTGGGTATAGCAAGGGCACTGGCTTGGGTGCTGAGATTATTGGTACTTTTGTTCTTGTCTACACCGTTTTCTCTGCTACTGACCCTAAACGCAGCGCTAGGGACTCCCATGTTCCT GTATTGGCACCACTCCCAATTGGATTTGCCGTGTTCATGGTTCACTTAGCGACTATCCCAGTGACTGGCACCGGTATCAACCCTGCTAGAAGTTTCGGAGCTGCTGTCATCTACAACCACAAGAAAGCTTGGGATGACCAA TGGATATTCTGGGTGGGTCCATACATTGGAGCTGCCATAGCTGCAATATACCATCAATACATATTGAGAGCAGGTTTCGCGAAAGCTCTTGGGTCATTCAGAAGCTCGTCCAACGTCGTATGA